A segment of the Natrinema salaciae genome:
GCGGTCCCAGTACCCCGAACTGGCGATAGTCGGCTTCAAGACCGAAACCTCGGGCGACGAAGACGCGATGATCGAACAGGCCAGGCGGACGCTCGAGCGGGCGAATCTCGCCTTCGTCGTCGCCAACGACGCGAGCGTGATGGGTGCGGAGACGACGACCGCGCTGCTGGTCCACGCGAGCGATGCCGCTCGCTACGAGGGGACGAAGGCGGGGCTGGGTGGCGAGATCGCCGACTCGATCGCGACGGTACTCGGCTCCGACCGAGCGGCCAAGTGATCGAGCGGTGAGTTCGTCAGGACAGTTATATGGGTGGGGTTCATCCGACCGAAGTGATGGGTGCACGACTGGATCTGACAGCAAACAAACGACCGGAATCGGCCGGTAAGTCGGGGTGATCACTGTGGTGCAACGACAGCGTACCGCGGATCGGACCGCGAGGGACGAGACCGACGCGACCGCGGCGACTGCCGACGACGACAGCAACGACAGCAACGACGGCGACGACGGCAACGACGGCGACGACGATACCGAGGAACAGCTCACCAAGGGCGAGATATTCGAGGTGCTGCGGAATCAACGACGGCGCTACGTCCTCCAGTATCTCAAACAGGACGACCGGCCCGTCGAACTCGGCGACCTCGCCCAGCAATTGGCCGCCTGGGAGTACGACACGACCCTCGAGGGCGTCACCCCCGCACAGCGAAAGCGGGTCTATACGACGCTCCAGCAGACGCACCTGCCGAAGATGGACACGACCGGCATCCTCCGGTTCGACTCCGATCGAGGCGTCATCGAGCCGACCGACCGGACGCGGGACATCAGCGTCTACCTCGAGATCGTCCCCGGCCGGGAGTTCGCGTGGCGGGAACTCTACCTCTCGCTGGGCGCGATCAGTTGCGCACTGGTCGCCGCGCTGTGGCTCGAGATCTATCCGTTGACGTTCCTGTCGAACCTGACGTGGACTGCAGCCATCGCCGTCACGTTCACGGTAACTGCGGCCGTCCACATCTATCACGAGCGAAACATGCGCCTCGGCCACGGGGACCAACCGCCCGAACTCAGCTACAGCGCCGACGAGTAACTGCGGACGGTCCGCCCGATCGATCGAATCGTCGTCGCTCACTCGCCCGCGGATGTGCCTCGTTCCCATTCCGCTCCGGTTCGACCGTACCGTCAACTTTTACTCCGCTACCCTCCGACCCACGACATGGATCAGTTGAAGCAGTCGCTCCTCGAGGCCCCGATCATCGAGAAGAACGGCTATCATTACTTCGTTCACCCTATTAGCGACGGGGTTCCGAAACTCGATCCCACCCTCTTGCGCGAGATCGTCATCCGAATCATCCGGAAGGCCAAGCTACAGGAGGTCGACCGAATCGTCACGCCCGCGGCGATGGGTATCCACATCTCCACCGCCGTCTCGCTGATGACCGACATCCCGCTGACGGTCATCCGCAAGCGCCAGTACGGCCTCGACGACGAGGTTGCCATCTCCCAGAAGACGGGGTACTCGGAAAACGAGATGTACATCAACGACGTCCGCGAGGGCGAGCGCGTGCTCGTGCTCGACGACGTCCTCTCGACGGGCGGGACGCTCGCGTCGGTCCTCACGGCGCTCGACGAGATCGGCGCAGTGGTCGTCGACACGGTCGCGGTCATCAAGAAGGTCGGCGGCGAAAACAAGGTCGACGACGCGGGCTACGACGTCAAGACGCTGATCAACGTCGACGTCGTCGACGGCGAGGTCGTCATCGTCGACGAAGACGGCGACAACTGACGCGTCTCGCGACGTCGCGTCAGCCCTCGGACTCGAGCGGATGCGCCGCCGGATGGAATTCACGTTCTTCCCCGTGAATGATCTTTTCTGTGCACTTGTGTAACAATCAATGCAATAAACGTCAAGCCCAACTCCATTCGTTGTCGACAAGTTTATATTACCCGTCTCGGTAACCCATGCCTATGTCCGACATACCGGATGTACAGAATGCAGATCGGTCCCGACGACAAATGCTTGCTCTCCTTGGTGGCAGCGCATCGGTCGGACTCGCTGGCTGTTCCGCGCTTCTCAGCGACGACGACGACGAGGGCGAGGAAACCAACTACGAGACGACCGAACACGCCGAGAAGGCACAGGATGCCTGGGAGCGCATCGTCAACAACCCGGGTCCCGACGCGGAAGAGACCCGTACCGAGGCCTACATCGATATCGAGGAGGCCGTCCGGGACGACATGGTCATGCTCCCCACCCACCACAGCAAGGGCGAGTTCTTCTGGTACGACAACGTCGACCTCCCCCGGATGGGTTCCCTCGGCCGCCACCACCTGAAACACAACCGGACGGAAGTCGAAGGCGATTCGGAACTGAACCTGATCAGCGCCACCTTCGACGAGCTGGACCCGATCATGTCGACGGACACCGCGTCCGCCGAGGTCATCGCACAGCTCTACGACACGCTGACCAACTATCCGGCCGGCGTCGCCGAGGTCGAGAATCAGCTGATCGAGTCCTTCGAGACGTCCGACGACGGACTGACGTGGACGTTCACGCTCAAAGACGGCATCCAGTTCCACGACGGATCGGACCTAACCGCCGCCGACGTCAAGTACTCCTTCCGCCGACTCGCCGAATCCGAGTTCAGCGAACGGGCGAACTTCGTCACCGGCTCGACGGGCGGCCTCGGTATCGACCACGAGACGACCGACGACGGCGGCGTCGTCCCCGACTCGCTGGCGATCAACATCGTCGACGACCGCACGTTCGAGATCACCCTTCAAGAACCGAACCCGGCCGTACTGGACGTCCTCACGTACAACGGCTTCTCCATCGTTCCGGAGGGAATCGTCGGCGACATCGAGGGCTACGACGGTCGGTACAGCCACGACGAGTTCCGAACCGAGATGGCCAACGGGACCGGTCCGTTCGAGTACGACGAGTTCAACCCCGGTGAAGGTATACGGCTCGTCCGCAACGACAATTTCTACGGGACCGTCGCGAGCGTCGAATCCGTCCACTGGGAGATCATCGAGGACCCCGAGTCGAAGTTCACCTACGCGATGGAGAAGAACGCCGACTTCTTCGAAGTTCCGACCTCGTACTACGACCCCGACCTCATCGACGCCGAGACCGACGACAACGACCGGGAGTTCGGTACGTACGGGGAGTTCGAGAACGGCGAGACCACGAACTACATCGCGGTCCCCGAACTCGGGACGTACTATTTCGCGTTCAACGTCAAGAACGTTCCCGCACCCGTCCGAAAGGCGGTCGCGTACGTCACGAACCACGAGGAGTTCGTCAACGACGTCCTCCAGAACCGCGGCGTCGAGGCGTTCAGCTTCACGCCGCCGGCGATGTGGCCGACCGGACAGGACGGGTATCAGGACTGGAAAGACGAGTGGCCCTACGGCGTCAACGAGACCGACCGCGACAGTGCGGGAGATGTTCTCGAGGAGAACGGCTTCACCGAGGACGACCCGTTCGAGATGCAGGTGACCGTCTACGAGACGAGTCCGGCGTTCCAGGAAATGGCCGACCTGATCCGACAGAAGCTGTCCGGTCTCGGCGTCGAGGCTAGCCCTCAGTCGACGCAGTTCTCGACGCTCCAGGAGCGCGGCGAGGACGGCGACCTCGAGATGTTCTCGCTCGGCTGGATCTGGAGCTGGCCGGACGTTGCGTACGGCCACTTCGGCTTCGAGCCGAAGAACACCGACACTTCGAAGATGCCGAACGAAGCGAACGGCTACTACCTCGACTGGCAGGCGAACCTGGAAGACGAGTCCTAACGGCGACGCGACCCGCTTCCGGTCCCCGTTATCGAAACAATGAGAAGCGAAATATTTAGATACATGTGGGAAAGTCAAAACAACGTGTACGTATGAAAGATTGTTTGAAAAACGACCACCGAACCCTCCGTGAGCGAGCATGAGTCGGTGGAGATACTTCTTCAAGCGGTTGCTGCTCTCCGTACCGGTCCTCTTTCTCGTAATGACGTTCATATTCGTGCTGCTACGGATGGGACCGGTCGATCCCGTGGCCGCTCGACTCGGTCCCGAGGCGTCGGGAGCCGAGGCCGCGCGAATGCGCGAACGGCTCGGGCTCAACGACCCCCTCTGGGAACAGTACCTGGACTTCGTGATGAACTTCCTGACCCTCGATCTGGGCAAGTCCTGGGTCATCTACGGAGACATGGACGTGACTCGAGTCATCTCGTTCGCGGGCCCGCCGACGCTGTGGCTGGGGTTCTGGGCGATCCTGCTGCCGCTGTTTATCGGCATCCCGCTCGGGTTCTACGCCGGACTCCGGCCCAACAGCGGGGGCGACTACCTCGCCTCCGTGGGCGGCATCCTCTGGCAGGCGATGCCGAACTTCTGGCTGAGCATCATCCTCCTCGCCACCCTCCGCAAGACCAAAGGCGGCGGCTTGTTCGGGTTTGACTGGTACGCGCTCGGGCCGGATATCAGGAGCATCACGGGGACGCCCGATCTGGCGTTCGTCACGGCTACCGGTATCGACTGGGGCGCACTCGCCAGTGACATCAAGCTCATCCTCCCGCCGGCGCTGGTCCTCGGGTCGGCCTC
Coding sequences within it:
- a CDS encoding DUF7344 domain-containing protein, giving the protein MITVVQRQRTADRTARDETDATAATADDDSNDSNDGDDGNDGDDDTEEQLTKGEIFEVLRNQRRRYVLQYLKQDDRPVELGDLAQQLAAWEYDTTLEGVTPAQRKRVYTTLQQTHLPKMDTTGILRFDSDRGVIEPTDRTRDISVYLEIVPGREFAWRELYLSLGAISCALVAALWLEIYPLTFLSNLTWTAAIAVTFTVTAAVHIYHERNMRLGHGDQPPELSYSADE
- the hpt gene encoding hypoxanthine/guanine phosphoribosyltransferase; the encoded protein is MDQLKQSLLEAPIIEKNGYHYFVHPISDGVPKLDPTLLREIVIRIIRKAKLQEVDRIVTPAAMGIHISTAVSLMTDIPLTVIRKRQYGLDDEVAISQKTGYSENEMYINDVREGERVLVLDDVLSTGGTLASVLTALDEIGAVVVDTVAVIKKVGGENKVDDAGYDVKTLINVDVVDGEVVIVDEDGDN
- a CDS encoding ABC transporter substrate-binding protein, producing the protein MLALLGGSASVGLAGCSALLSDDDDEGEETNYETTEHAEKAQDAWERIVNNPGPDAEETRTEAYIDIEEAVRDDMVMLPTHHSKGEFFWYDNVDLPRMGSLGRHHLKHNRTEVEGDSELNLISATFDELDPIMSTDTASAEVIAQLYDTLTNYPAGVAEVENQLIESFETSDDGLTWTFTLKDGIQFHDGSDLTAADVKYSFRRLAESEFSERANFVTGSTGGLGIDHETTDDGGVVPDSLAINIVDDRTFEITLQEPNPAVLDVLTYNGFSIVPEGIVGDIEGYDGRYSHDEFRTEMANGTGPFEYDEFNPGEGIRLVRNDNFYGTVASVESVHWEIIEDPESKFTYAMEKNADFFEVPTSYYDPDLIDAETDDNDREFGTYGEFENGETTNYIAVPELGTYYFAFNVKNVPAPVRKAVAYVTNHEEFVNDVLQNRGVEAFSFTPPAMWPTGQDGYQDWKDEWPYGVNETDRDSAGDVLEENGFTEDDPFEMQVTVYETSPAFQEMADLIRQKLSGLGVEASPQSTQFSTLQERGEDGDLEMFSLGWIWSWPDVAYGHFGFEPKNTDTSKMPNEANGYYLDWQANLEDES
- a CDS encoding ABC transporter permease, with protein sequence MSRWRYFFKRLLLSVPVLFLVMTFIFVLLRMGPVDPVAARLGPEASGAEAARMRERLGLNDPLWEQYLDFVMNFLTLDLGKSWVIYGDMDVTRVISFAGPPTLWLGFWAILLPLFIGIPLGFYAGLRPNSGGDYLASVGGILWQAMPNFWLSIILLATLRKTKGGGLFGFDWYALGPDIRSITGTPDLAFVTATGIDWGALASDIKLILPPALVLGSASMAAELRIGRTAILETINSNYVETAKAKGLTNRVIIWKHVFRNALIPLVPVITNEAFLLIGGSVIVESIFNINGLGRIFFRATIQADLPLAGALLFIFTVIIILLNIIQDLLYTIIDPRVGYER